A part of Myxococcus landrumus genomic DNA contains:
- the hisG gene encoding ATP phosphoribosyltransferase, with translation MLLKIALPNKGRLSEEVRELFNEAGLEVRVRGDRALTASLGGEFEAIFVRARDIPEFVADGAAHAGVTGWDLVNEAGRQLEHLMDLELGRCRLVVAAREESGIGQASDVRDGMRVASCFPRLTRDYFARRGQSITVVPVSGATEIAPHLGIADIVVDLTSTGSTLKMNGLREVATVLESSARLVACQANDAEVRGTLDELKLALGSVLAARGKRYVMANVPKEMLPRVREVLPGLNGPTVVDVLDGGRFVAVHAVVPAKAIYRTVNALKSLGGEGILVTRIERLVA, from the coding sequence ATGTTGCTGAAGATTGCCCTGCCCAACAAAGGCCGTCTGTCCGAAGAGGTTCGTGAGCTGTTCAACGAAGCGGGCCTGGAGGTGCGTGTCCGAGGAGACCGTGCACTCACCGCGTCGTTGGGCGGTGAGTTCGAGGCCATCTTCGTCCGTGCCCGAGACATCCCGGAGTTCGTCGCGGACGGGGCCGCGCATGCGGGGGTGACGGGGTGGGACCTGGTGAACGAGGCGGGGCGGCAGCTCGAGCATTTGATGGACCTGGAGCTGGGGCGCTGTCGGCTCGTGGTGGCGGCGCGTGAGGAGAGCGGCATCGGCCAGGCCAGCGATGTGCGGGACGGCATGCGCGTGGCGTCGTGTTTCCCTCGGCTGACGCGGGACTACTTCGCGCGGCGGGGGCAGAGCATCACGGTGGTCCCCGTCTCGGGGGCGACGGAGATTGCGCCCCACCTGGGCATCGCGGACATCGTGGTGGACCTGACGTCCACCGGGTCCACGTTGAAGATGAACGGGCTTCGAGAAGTGGCCACGGTGCTGGAGTCCAGCGCGCGGCTGGTGGCGTGTCAGGCGAACGACGCGGAGGTGCGCGGGACGCTGGACGAATTGAAGCTCGCGTTGGGCTCGGTGCTCGCGGCGCGGGGCAAGCGCTACGTGATGGCCAACGTGCCGAAGGAGATGCTCCCTCGGGTGCGTGAGGTGTTGCCGGGGCTCAATGGTCCGACGGTGGTCGACGTGCTGGACGGAGGGCGCTTCGTCGCGGTGCACGCGGTGGTGCCCGCGAAGGCCATCTACCGCACGGTCAATGCCCTGAAGTCCCTGGGGGGCGAAGGCATCCTCGTCACCCGGATTGAAAGGCTGGTGGCGTGA
- the thiO gene encoding glycine oxidase ThiO: MRVSDVIIVGGGIMGCGIALRLRQAGARVTVLERSIPGAEASSAAAGMLAPQMEADGPGPFLELCLRSRGLYPAFAEELRELSGVDIAYRPSGVLKVAFSEASVHHVEATVLWQRGMGLRAELLDGAQARALEPRLSPKALAAAHFPDDHQVDNRLLVRALTMAAARVGAEFRSGYVRGIVHEAGRAVGVDLDGEVLRADAVVLAAGSWSSLVQGAGVEAKAVRPARGQMIQLQTRLPVVDHILTSEKGYVVPRADGRVIAGSTMELVGFDKQVTAAGLARILDMALELCPELANAPVTETWAGFRPWTEDKRPYLGEGPMPGLFLATGHFRNGILLAPITAKLVAQALLGERPSMDLAPFRYDRLPRAHA, encoded by the coding sequence ATGCGAGTCTCGGACGTCATCATCGTGGGCGGGGGCATCATGGGCTGCGGCATCGCGCTGCGGCTGCGGCAAGCGGGCGCTCGAGTCACCGTGCTGGAGCGCTCCATCCCCGGCGCGGAGGCCAGCAGCGCCGCGGCCGGAATGCTCGCGCCGCAGATGGAGGCGGATGGCCCCGGCCCCTTCCTCGAGCTGTGCCTGCGAAGCCGAGGCCTGTATCCCGCGTTCGCCGAGGAGCTGCGGGAGCTGTCCGGCGTCGACATCGCCTACCGGCCCAGCGGCGTCCTCAAGGTGGCCTTCAGCGAGGCCTCGGTCCATCACGTCGAGGCCACCGTCCTCTGGCAGCGCGGCATGGGCCTGCGCGCGGAGCTCCTCGACGGAGCCCAGGCTCGCGCGCTGGAGCCTCGGCTCTCACCCAAGGCGCTCGCCGCCGCCCACTTCCCGGATGACCACCAGGTGGACAACCGGCTCCTCGTGCGTGCGCTGACGATGGCCGCCGCGCGCGTGGGCGCGGAGTTCCGCAGCGGCTACGTGCGCGGCATCGTCCACGAAGCGGGCCGCGCGGTGGGCGTGGACCTGGACGGAGAAGTGCTCCGCGCCGACGCGGTGGTGCTCGCCGCGGGCTCCTGGTCTTCGCTCGTCCAGGGCGCGGGCGTGGAGGCGAAGGCGGTGCGCCCGGCGCGCGGGCAGATGATCCAGCTCCAGACGCGCCTGCCCGTCGTCGACCACATCCTCACGTCGGAGAAGGGCTACGTCGTCCCCCGCGCGGACGGACGCGTCATCGCCGGGAGCACCATGGAGCTGGTGGGCTTCGACAAGCAGGTGACGGCGGCGGGGCTGGCGAGGATCCTCGACATGGCGCTGGAGCTGTGTCCGGAGCTGGCCAACGCCCCGGTGACGGAGACCTGGGCCGGCTTCCGTCCGTGGACCGAGGACAAGCGGCCCTACCTGGGAGAGGGCCCCATGCCAGGCCTCTTCCTGGCCACCGGCCACTTCCGAAACGGCATCCTCCTGGCCCCCATCACCGCGAAGCTGGTGGCCCAGGCCCTCCTCGGAGAGCGGCCAAGCATGGACCTGGCGCCCTTCAGGTATGATCGCCTCCCCCGCGCCCATGCGTGA
- a CDS encoding HD-GYP domain-containing protein encodes MEAIPPAPPRILIVDDDDSVRDVISVLLREEGYNCVVASGAEMALDVAGEDDTPLVISDMKMPGKDGLWLLENLRERLPDTSVIMLTGYGDTESAVDCLRRGAVDYLLKPPKLTDLIRAIERALAKRRIEMARKRYQKKLERKVRDRTAELRSALHNIANTYQNTLLALVAALDAREHETSDHSQRVVSYTSAIATRMGIQGKELEEIGRGALLHDIGKIGVPDAVLLKPGKLTPDEWLEMRKHPEIGFQMIQAIPFLATPSAIVLSHQERFDGAGYPRGLQRQEIHIGARIFAVADTLDAMTSDRPYRKGTSFANAIQEIRRCANTQFDPEVVRAFLDIGEEGLIRIKEEMALRKLQLPQAEQEANDAEAELARLTDLDDDLEAAPAAPARPSTSEATETKAPIIRSATGSEG; translated from the coding sequence GTGGAAGCCATACCCCCTGCCCCACCCCGAATCCTCATCGTCGACGATGACGACTCCGTCCGAGACGTCATCTCCGTCCTCCTGCGTGAAGAGGGCTACAACTGCGTCGTCGCAAGCGGCGCCGAGATGGCGCTGGACGTAGCGGGCGAGGACGACACCCCGCTCGTCATCAGCGACATGAAGATGCCGGGCAAGGACGGCCTCTGGCTGCTGGAGAACCTTCGGGAGCGGCTGCCGGACACGTCGGTCATCATGCTCACCGGCTACGGCGACACGGAGTCCGCGGTGGACTGCCTGCGCCGAGGCGCGGTGGACTACCTGCTCAAGCCGCCCAAGCTCACCGACCTCATCCGCGCCATCGAGCGGGCGCTCGCCAAGCGTCGCATCGAGATGGCCCGCAAGCGCTACCAGAAGAAGCTGGAGCGCAAGGTCCGGGACCGCACGGCGGAGCTGCGAAGCGCGCTGCACAACATCGCCAACACCTACCAGAACACGCTGCTGGCGCTGGTGGCCGCGCTCGACGCGCGCGAGCACGAGACGAGCGACCACTCGCAGCGCGTGGTCAGCTACACGTCCGCCATCGCCACGCGCATGGGCATCCAGGGCAAGGAGCTGGAGGAGATTGGCCGCGGCGCGCTGCTGCACGACATCGGGAAGATTGGCGTGCCGGACGCGGTGCTGCTCAAGCCGGGCAAGCTGACGCCGGACGAGTGGCTGGAGATGCGCAAGCATCCGGAGATTGGCTTCCAGATGATCCAAGCCATCCCCTTCCTCGCCACCCCGTCCGCCATCGTCCTCTCCCACCAGGAGCGCTTCGACGGCGCGGGCTATCCGCGCGGACTGCAGCGGCAGGAGATCCACATCGGCGCGCGCATCTTCGCCGTGGCGGACACGCTGGACGCCATGACGAGCGACCGGCCGTACCGCAAGGGCACGTCGTTCGCGAACGCCATCCAGGAGATCCGCCGCTGCGCCAACACCCAGTTCGATCCGGAAGTCGTCCGGGCGTTCCTGGACATCGGTGAAGAGGGCCTCATCCGCATCAAGGAGGAGATGGCGCTCAGGAAGCTCCAGCTCCCGCAGGCCGAGCAGGAGGCCAACGACGCGGAGGCGGAGCTGGCGCGGCTGACGGACCTGGATGACGACCTCGAGGCCGCCCCGGCCGCACCTGCGCGCCCCAGCACGAGCGAGGCGACGGAAACCAAGGCGCCCATCATCCGGTCCGCCACGGGCAGCGAGGGCTGA